In the Pseudodesulfovibrio alkaliphilus genome, one interval contains:
- the flgC gene encoding flagellar basal body rod protein FlgC has translation MDFMTALDIGASGLKAQRATLNVISMNMANIRTTKTLEGGPYQRKSVSFESSPVYSPFDEAMNEQLNRDLHGVKVLGVTADQRPFKQVYEPHHPDANELGYVYYPDINVVEEMTYMMNATRGYEANVQTIESVKQMFNKALQIGV, from the coding sequence ATGGACTTCATGACCGCACTCGACATCGGCGCATCAGGCCTCAAGGCGCAACGCGCCACCCTCAATGTCATTTCCATGAACATGGCCAATATTCGGACAACCAAGACCCTGGAGGGAGGCCCCTACCAGCGCAAGTCCGTATCCTTCGAATCCAGCCCGGTATATTCGCCCTTTGACGAGGCCATGAACGAGCAGCTCAACCGGGATCTGCACGGGGTCAAGGTGCTTGGCGTCACGGCCGACCAACGGCCCTTCAAGCAGGTCTACGAACCACACCACCCGGACGCCAACGAACTCGGCTACGTCTACTACCCTGACATCAACGTGGTCGAGGAGATGACCTACATGATGAACGCCACACGCGGCTACGAGGCCAACGTCCAGACCATCGAATCGGTCAAGCAGATGTTCAACAAGGCGCTCCAGATCGGCGTCTAG
- the flgB gene encoding flagellar basal body rod protein FlgB: protein MKGLFGNHIHLTSKVLDMRLERQNIVTGNIANVDTPDYKARRLEFEDKLQQALNLDARGKMTRTQQNHLPAVFNADGFKGDGLKEFKPRHVYGEDSVDMDKEMAIMSKNGLMYNALASVIKKNFEGLQKVISEGGK, encoded by the coding sequence ATGAAGGGACTTTTCGGGAACCACATTCATTTGACATCAAAGGTGCTCGACATGCGCCTGGAACGTCAAAATATCGTCACAGGCAACATCGCCAACGTCGATACACCCGACTACAAGGCCCGCCGCCTCGAGTTCGAGGACAAGCTTCAGCAGGCCCTCAACCTGGATGCCCGCGGCAAGATGACGCGGACTCAGCAGAACCACCTGCCCGCCGTCTTCAATGCGGACGGATTCAAGGGCGACGGACTCAAGGAGTTCAAGCCCCGCCACGTCTACGGCGAGGACAGCGTGGACATGGACAAGGAGATGGCCATCATGAGCAAGAACGGGCTCATGTACAACGCCCTGGCCAGTGTCATCAAAAAGAACTTCGAAGGCTTGCAGAAAGTCATCTCGGAAGGAGGCAAGTAA
- a CDS encoding tetratricopeptide repeat protein codes for MSGHLDYEINKELGECYLFMGELDKAEEYYRKAAGSNGVHPDPFLGLATVAVQRGNLPEALVMYEKAHKVAPSDKSLSGIALIRMENGEKENAYSLFVEAIRMNPENMVALFSLIRLGHELERVADIIPYLRSYLEIDPSKHEVRFSLAGCLMCTGQEDAARAELETILEASPEFAAASELLEQLQA; via the coding sequence ATGAGTGGACATCTGGACTACGAAATCAACAAGGAACTCGGCGAGTGCTACCTGTTCATGGGTGAGCTCGACAAGGCCGAGGAATACTACAGGAAGGCCGCCGGCTCCAACGGGGTGCATCCCGACCCGTTCCTGGGGCTGGCCACAGTGGCCGTTCAGCGAGGCAATCTGCCCGAGGCGCTGGTCATGTACGAGAAGGCCCACAAGGTTGCTCCCAGCGACAAGAGTCTTTCCGGGATTGCCCTCATCCGCATGGAGAACGGCGAAAAGGAGAATGCCTATTCCCTGTTCGTCGAGGCCATCAGGATGAACCCAGAAAACATGGTCGCCCTGTTCAGCCTGATCAGGCTCGGCCACGAACTGGAGCGAGTGGCGGACATCATTCCCTATCTTCGGAGCTATCTGGAGATTGATCCGTCCAAGCACGAGGTTCGTTTTTCCCTGGCCGGGTGCCTGATGTGCACCGGGCAGGAAGACGCGGCCCGGGCCGAGCTTGAGACAATTCTCGAAGCCAGCCCCGAGTTCGCCGCCGCCAGCGAACTGCTCGAACAGCTCCAGGCTTAG
- a CDS encoding IMP cyclohydrolase: MNLLPVKRAILSVTDKSGLADFGAFLVESGCELVSTGGTKKMLSDAGLPVTSVSEVTDFPEILGGRVKTLHPMIHGGILADKDDPAHMETLRDFGIEPFDLICVNLYNFAQAAAKGLGLKDAVEQIDIGGPTMLRASAKNFHSILVVPDPQHYPRVMAEIAGSGGVSLALRKEMAALTFRLVSEYDAMIAAYLAENDA, from the coding sequence ATGAACCTGTTGCCTGTTAAAAGAGCTATTCTGTCGGTCACCGACAAGTCCGGCCTGGCCGACTTCGGTGCGTTTCTTGTGGAGAGCGGCTGCGAGCTGGTCTCTACCGGCGGTACCAAGAAGATGTTGTCCGACGCCGGGTTGCCCGTCACGTCTGTCAGCGAAGTGACTGATTTTCCAGAGATTCTGGGCGGCCGCGTCAAGACCCTGCATCCCATGATCCACGGCGGCATCCTGGCTGACAAGGACGACCCGGCCCACATGGAAACGCTGCGCGATTTCGGCATTGAGCCCTTTGACCTCATCTGCGTCAATCTCTACAATTTCGCCCAGGCTGCGGCAAAGGGGCTGGGCCTTAAGGACGCGGTGGAGCAGATCGACATCGGCGGCCCCACCATGCTCCGCGCCTCGGCCAAGAATTTTCACTCCATTCTTGTGGTTCCCGATCCTCAGCACTATCCAAGGGTCATGGCCGAGATTGCCGGGTCAGGGGGCGTTTCCCTGGCGCTTCGCAAGGAGATGGCGGCGCTGACCTTCAGGCTGGTGTCCGAATACGACGCCATGATTGCCGCCTATCTGGCGGAAAACGACGCATAG
- the hflX gene encoding GTPase HflX, whose product MGGVSGLVLPAHKERSIAQKPKGNLQGLKPNQIKRLGRLSQRQFPLDGTFTTEQARELAVLSADTGRQIGLLINRQGKVEMVLVGDNRSIFIPELPRARLGSGRLRGLRLLHTHLADEALSQEDLMDMVFLRLDAVIVLTVAGGEPRTVQVAHLLPPNPDDRSYEVFDAVRWDRLDLDLAGIVEALEDEFGRQLDARDMEDGAERVLLVSVDDTPHGVQERSLEELAELADTAGLVASGTMVQRVRKKNPAFIVGKGKLAELEVKALQTNASVIIFDQELSPTQIRNLAEVTERKILDRTQLILDIFAQHATTASGKLQVEMAQLKYTLPRLVGKNRAMSRLMGGIGGRGPGETKLEMDRRRIDERLTRLKKELAQVRKRRSQTRERRAKAGLPIVSLVGYTNAGKSTLLNTLTSSRVLAADKLFATLDPTSRRIRFPEEREVVLTDTVGFIRRLPPDLKEAFRATLEELESADLLVLVCDASHPEVEEQVAAVRNILADMELDAIASILVLNKWDRLDEAGRETMRNVFPEGIPASAVDRSSLEPVVEAILAAIPWGRPGNS is encoded by the coding sequence ATGGGCGGGGTTTCCGGCCTCGTCCTCCCGGCCCATAAGGAGCGGTCCATAGCCCAGAAACCCAAGGGCAACCTGCAAGGGTTGAAACCCAACCAGATCAAGCGGCTCGGCAGGCTCTCCCAACGGCAGTTCCCGCTCGACGGCACGTTTACCACGGAACAGGCTCGCGAGCTGGCCGTCCTGAGCGCGGATACCGGCCGCCAGATCGGCCTGCTCATCAATCGCCAGGGCAAGGTCGAGATGGTCCTGGTGGGCGATAACCGCTCCATCTTCATCCCCGAGCTGCCCCGGGCTCGTCTTGGTTCCGGCCGTTTGCGCGGTCTGCGGCTGTTGCACACCCATCTGGCCGACGAGGCTTTGTCCCAGGAAGACCTGATGGACATGGTTTTTCTGCGCCTTGACGCGGTCATCGTCCTGACAGTGGCCGGGGGGGAGCCGCGTACCGTCCAGGTGGCCCACCTGCTCCCCCCCAACCCCGACGACAGGAGCTACGAGGTCTTTGATGCCGTGCGCTGGGACCGGCTTGATCTTGATCTGGCCGGGATAGTGGAGGCGTTGGAGGATGAGTTCGGCCGCCAGCTCGACGCTCGAGATATGGAGGACGGCGCGGAGCGTGTGCTGCTGGTCAGCGTGGACGACACGCCCCATGGGGTGCAGGAGCGATCCCTGGAGGAGTTGGCGGAGCTGGCGGACACGGCGGGGCTCGTGGCCTCAGGTACCATGGTCCAGCGCGTACGCAAGAAGAATCCGGCATTCATTGTGGGCAAGGGCAAGCTGGCCGAGCTTGAGGTCAAGGCGTTGCAGACCAATGCCTCGGTCATCATCTTCGACCAGGAGCTATCCCCCACCCAGATCCGCAACTTGGCCGAAGTCACGGAACGAAAGATCCTCGACCGCACCCAGCTCATTCTCGACATCTTTGCTCAGCACGCCACCACCGCCTCGGGCAAGCTCCAGGTGGAGATGGCCCAGCTCAAGTACACCCTGCCGCGGCTGGTGGGAAAAAACCGGGCCATGTCGCGCCTCATGGGGGGCATCGGCGGGCGCGGACCGGGCGAGACCAAGCTCGAGATGGACCGCCGCCGCATCGACGAGCGGCTGACCCGCCTCAAGAAGGAGCTGGCCCAGGTCCGCAAGCGGCGCAGCCAGACCCGCGAGCGGCGGGCCAAGGCCGGGCTGCCCATCGTCTCGCTGGTGGGCTACACCAACGCGGGCAAATCCACCCTGCTCAACACCCTGACCAGTTCACGGGTGCTGGCTGCGGACAAGCTCTTCGCCACTCTTGACCCAACCAGCCGACGCATCCGCTTTCCCGAGGAGCGCGAGGTGGTGCTGACCGACACCGTGGGGTTCATCCGCCGTCTGCCGCCTGACCTGAAGGAGGCTTTTCGGGCCACCCTGGAGGAGTTGGAGTCGGCAGACCTGCTGGTCCTTGTCTGCGACGCCTCGCATCCCGAGGTGGAGGAGCAGGTGGCGGCCGTGCGCAACATTTTGGCCGACATGGAGCTTGACGCCATCGCCTCCATCCTGGTGCTCAACAAATGGGACCGTCTTGACGAAGCGGGGCGGGAGACCATGCGCAATGTCTTTCCGGAGGGCATCCCGGCCTCTGCCGTGGATCGTTCCTCCCTGGAGCCGGTGGTGGAGGCCATTTTGGCCGCCATCCCCTGGGGCAGACCAGGGAACAGCTGA
- a CDS encoding cation diffusion facilitator family transporter codes for MNGTSPRRYAVYSIIASVVTLALKFGAWGMTGSVGLLSDATESVINLAAGVLALTALTIALRPSDRKHAYGHGKAEYFSSGIEGVLIIAAALGIAYAAIDRFLNPRELSNLGPGLALALVASVINFATARIMLRAAAHFDSITLEADARHLLTDVWTSVGMVAGLAVLLAAPQWQILDPVIAIVMAANIVRTGVSLVRRSVGGLMDNALPPDELERIGAAIRKHQGERATFHGLRTRKSGQRRFIDFHLLVPGATSVREAHDLCRVIEDAIEAALDNAEVTIHVEPLECASSYDGREVGGMSEASVMADRKGRNS; via the coding sequence ATGAACGGCACGTCCCCCAGGCGATACGCCGTCTACTCCATCATTGCCTCGGTGGTCACCCTGGCGCTCAAGTTCGGGGCCTGGGGCATGACCGGGTCGGTGGGCCTGCTCTCGGACGCCACCGAGTCCGTCATCAACCTCGCCGCCGGAGTGCTGGCTCTCACAGCCCTCACCATCGCCCTGCGACCCTCGGACCGCAAGCACGCCTATGGCCATGGCAAGGCCGAATACTTCTCAAGCGGCATCGAGGGAGTGCTGATCATCGCGGCTGCGCTGGGTATCGCCTACGCGGCCATAGACCGATTCCTCAACCCTCGGGAACTGAGCAACCTCGGCCCCGGTCTGGCCCTGGCCCTGGTCGCCTCTGTCATCAACTTCGCCACAGCCCGGATCATGCTCCGGGCCGCCGCCCATTTCGACTCCATCACCCTGGAGGCCGACGCCAGACATCTGCTCACCGATGTCTGGACCTCTGTGGGCATGGTGGCAGGGCTGGCAGTGCTCCTGGCCGCACCCCAGTGGCAGATCCTCGACCCGGTCATCGCCATCGTCATGGCCGCGAACATCGTCCGCACGGGCGTCAGCCTTGTCCGGCGGTCGGTAGGCGGTCTCATGGACAACGCCCTGCCGCCCGACGAACTCGAACGTATCGGCGCGGCCATCCGCAAACACCAGGGGGAACGGGCCACCTTCCACGGCCTGCGCACCAGAAAGTCCGGGCAGCGGCGATTCATCGACTTCCATCTGCTTGTGCCGGGCGCAACCTCGGTCCGCGAGGCCCATGACCTGTGCCGAGTCATCGAGGACGCTATCGAAGCGGCCCTGGACAACGCCGAAGTCACCATTCATGTGGAGCCGCTGGAATGCGCCTCGTCCTACGATGGCAGAGAAGTGGGCGGAATGAGCGAGGCAAGCGTCATGGCCGACAGGAAAGGCCGGAACTCCTGA
- the plsY gene encoding glycerol-3-phosphate 1-O-acyltransferase PlsY translates to MSLIFWIITAYVLGSIPFGLVVAKALCGIDPRTDGSRNIGATNVARLCGMKFGIATLVLDISKGLVPVLMASAWVESNLGLSLVVLAAILGHAFSCFMRFKGGKAVATTVGAFLAVSFWGTLLSAAMCLAVVGLSGHVSMGSLTLALALPVFMLITGNVAFVPVALVVMVLLFWRHKENIRRLARGEENPWTKPKA, encoded by the coding sequence ATGTCCCTCATCTTCTGGATCATCACCGCCTACGTGCTCGGCTCCATCCCCTTCGGACTGGTCGTGGCCAAAGCACTCTGCGGCATCGACCCGCGCACCGACGGCAGCCGCAACATCGGCGCCACCAACGTGGCCCGGCTGTGCGGAATGAAATTCGGCATCGCCACCCTGGTCCTCGACATCTCCAAGGGACTGGTGCCGGTCCTTATGGCCTCGGCCTGGGTCGAGTCGAACCTCGGCCTGAGCCTGGTGGTGCTTGCGGCCATCCTCGGCCACGCCTTCTCCTGCTTCATGCGCTTCAAGGGCGGCAAGGCCGTGGCCACCACGGTGGGCGCGTTTCTGGCCGTCTCCTTCTGGGGCACCCTGCTTTCGGCGGCCATGTGCCTTGCCGTGGTCGGCCTGTCGGGCCATGTGTCCATGGGCTCGCTGACCTTGGCCCTGGCCCTGCCGGTATTCATGCTCATTACAGGCAACGTGGCCTTCGTTCCCGTGGCCCTGGTGGTCATGGTTCTGCTCTTCTGGCGGCACAAGGAGAACATCCGCAGACTGGCGAGGGGCGAGGAAAACCCCTGGACCAAGCCCAAGGCGTAG
- a CDS encoding ribonuclease catalytic domain-containing protein, whose product MVKKTAFGPFIRPGTVVEFMQGDHPQLAWVLEESSGRLRLLTITKREMKLPTARILPWTGPTHDAEANRQTIQDVLNSHQERRGEIQAGLDVMELWALAQGEMESAPLAWFADLLFDAPEPDELAALGRAMLSAKTHFKFRPPNFEIWPAEKVEQRLREKAEEKEREAVTSTGQTLIQELWAAYSQGRTPQLPDLEPELAGIIQRLLRQAIASTLDETGAKVWQAISKGLPDTPHLPLLLAQTWGTLPLHHNHLLDEAAYAWGDEWHESFSNEIESIETEFFNETVEDCPLRLISIDAPTTRDIDDAFHIETEGDGFALSIALARPEAHWRFGSPLDRAVADRATSLYLPEGTAHMLPERFGTGLYSLLAGERRPVLLALFRLDGRGELLSVSPRLTWATVKANISYEEADRTIAEGTDPMLVLAHRLAKERINRRIENGACVIRKPEPVVTVTGQGSQAVVDISLKEPCPLAELVISEFMILANSGLALWARDQGLPLLHRTQDIALPQEAAGIFTEPAEILRSVKLLLPPALETTPKRHAALGVPAYAPISSPLRRYTDFINMAQVSSLLLTGSPRLDAEALDHLAIQLGTRIRAVSAVQRFWPRYWKLVYLARHRKSLHPAVLVEDTGPMATLAMPQYQINVRAPRKLLGDKLYPGQRFQINFSRIDPLTNEIKLGEVLED is encoded by the coding sequence ATGGTAAAAAAAACCGCTTTCGGCCCATTCATCCGCCCCGGCACGGTGGTGGAATTCATGCAGGGAGATCACCCGCAACTGGCCTGGGTGCTCGAGGAATCCTCGGGCAGGCTCAGGCTCCTGACCATCACCAAGCGGGAGATGAAGCTCCCGACCGCCCGGATACTGCCCTGGACAGGGCCGACCCACGATGCCGAAGCCAACAGGCAGACAATACAGGACGTACTCAACAGCCACCAGGAACGGCGTGGCGAGATACAGGCCGGGCTCGACGTGATGGAACTATGGGCCCTTGCCCAGGGGGAGATGGAAAGCGCACCCCTGGCATGGTTTGCCGACCTGCTCTTCGACGCCCCGGAACCGGACGAGCTGGCCGCCTTGGGCCGGGCCATGCTCTCGGCCAAAACCCATTTCAAGTTCCGCCCCCCTAATTTCGAGATATGGCCCGCAGAAAAGGTCGAACAGCGGCTGCGCGAAAAAGCCGAAGAAAAGGAGCGTGAAGCCGTCACCTCGACAGGACAAACCCTGATCCAGGAGCTTTGGGCGGCATACAGCCAGGGCCGCACGCCCCAGCTCCCAGACCTGGAGCCCGAGCTGGCCGGAATCATTCAACGCCTGCTCAGGCAGGCCATCGCCTCCACCCTGGACGAGACCGGCGCCAAGGTCTGGCAGGCCATTTCCAAGGGGTTGCCAGACACCCCGCACCTGCCTCTGCTCCTGGCCCAGACCTGGGGGACTCTTCCTCTGCACCACAACCACCTGCTCGACGAGGCAGCATACGCGTGGGGGGATGAATGGCACGAATCATTCTCCAATGAAATCGAATCAATAGAGACAGAGTTTTTCAATGAAACCGTTGAAGATTGCCCCCTGAGGCTGATCAGCATCGACGCGCCCACCACCCGCGACATAGACGACGCCTTCCACATTGAAACGGAAGGCGACGGCTTCGCCCTGTCCATCGCCCTGGCCCGTCCAGAGGCCCACTGGCGCTTCGGGTCGCCCCTTGACCGGGCTGTGGCCGACAGGGCCACCAGCCTCTATCTGCCCGAAGGCACGGCCCACATGCTGCCCGAGAGGTTCGGCACAGGGCTTTACAGTCTGCTGGCCGGAGAGCGGCGGCCGGTGCTCTTGGCGCTCTTCCGCCTGGACGGCCGGGGGGAGTTGCTCTCGGTCTCGCCGCGCCTGACCTGGGCCACGGTCAAGGCCAACATCAGCTACGAGGAAGCCGACCGGACCATAGCCGAGGGAACGGACCCCATGCTGGTCCTGGCCCATCGGCTGGCCAAGGAACGCATCAACCGCCGCATCGAGAACGGGGCCTGCGTCATCCGCAAGCCAGAGCCCGTGGTCACGGTAACAGGCCAGGGCAGTCAGGCAGTGGTGGACATCTCCCTCAAGGAGCCGTGCCCCCTGGCCGAGCTGGTCATCAGCGAATTCATGATCCTGGCCAATTCCGGCCTGGCCCTCTGGGCCAGGGATCAGGGACTGCCCCTGCTCCACCGCACCCAGGACATAGCCCTGCCCCAGGAGGCGGCCGGCATCTTCACGGAGCCGGCGGAAATCCTGCGCTCGGTCAAACTCCTGCTGCCTCCGGCTCTGGAGACCACCCCCAAACGCCACGCGGCCCTTGGCGTCCCGGCCTACGCGCCCATCTCCTCGCCGCTTCGCCGCTACACAGACTTTATCAACATGGCCCAGGTCAGCAGCCTGCTTCTGACCGGGAGCCCGCGTCTCGACGCCGAAGCCCTGGACCATCTCGCCATCCAGCTCGGGACACGCATCAGGGCGGTGAGCGCGGTGCAACGCTTCTGGCCGCGCTATTGGAAGCTGGTCTATCTCGCCCGGCATCGCAAGTCGCTGCATCCGGCCGTGCTGGTGGAGGACACCGGGCCCATGGCCACCCTGGCCATGCCCCAGTACCAGATCAACGTCCGCGCACCGCGCAAGCTGCTGGGCGACAAGCTCTATCCAGGCCAACGGTTTCAGATCAACTTTTCCCGAATCGACCCGCTGACCAACGAAATCAAACTGGGCGAGGTCCTTGAAGACTGA
- a CDS encoding SemiSWEET family sugar transporter, whose product MEREFVEGIGIVAGCCTTASFVPQVVRTWRTRSVADISLRMYLLLCLGVSLWLVYGALIGSPAVLLANAVTLLLAAAILVMKLVFGRGSAHSSGRRTP is encoded by the coding sequence ATGGAACGCGAATTCGTCGAGGGCATCGGCATCGTGGCCGGATGTTGCACCACGGCATCCTTCGTGCCCCAGGTGGTCCGTACCTGGCGGACCCGGTCCGTGGCCGACATCTCCCTGCGCATGTACCTGCTCTTGTGCCTCGGGGTGTCGCTGTGGCTCGTCTATGGCGCCCTTATCGGCTCGCCCGCCGTGTTGCTGGCCAATGCGGTCACTCTGCTTCTGGCCGCCGCGATTCTGGTCATGAAACTCGTGTTCGGGCGCGGTTCGGCTCATTCTTCAGGGCGCCGGACTCCTTGA
- a CDS encoding IMP cyclohydrolase, whose product MSDLKKMYTTLQEDPFPADLKLTLGDQELVFAKRGWEIDGQTKGLRYGENPDQPAALYELKSGSLEIGGVRFIGAGQGLVSALTEEHMIQAGKHPGKTNLTDVDNALNILQYLSAKPAALILKHNNPCGAAWTDEGVAVALRRAFEADRIAAFGGAVVVNRPLDLAAAELINSAYFEVVAAPDFDDDALAELKKKKNLRILRIPGIAGLESLARTPFLDIKSLSDGGLVVQFSFRNAILKAEDFLPAKAEKDGNVFLARAPGKQEADDLLFAWAVEAGVTSNSVLFVKDGATTAIGTGEQDRVGCVLLAVTKAYTKYADLLSSQELGLSIFELKLKALKDSDARSKLADIERRTAEARGGLPGSVVVSDGFFPFRDGVDLCIDQGVTAIAQPGGSIRDHEVIAAVNEAVPQVAMVFTGQRSFRH is encoded by the coding sequence ATGAGTGATCTGAAAAAAATGTACACCACGCTCCAGGAGGACCCGTTCCCGGCCGACCTGAAGCTGACTCTGGGCGACCAGGAGCTTGTCTTCGCCAAGCGTGGATGGGAGATAGACGGCCAGACCAAGGGGCTGCGCTACGGCGAGAATCCCGACCAGCCAGCCGCCCTTTATGAGCTCAAGAGCGGCAGCCTGGAGATCGGCGGCGTACGATTCATCGGCGCGGGCCAGGGGCTTGTCTCGGCCCTGACCGAGGAGCACATGATCCAGGCGGGCAAGCATCCGGGCAAAACCAACCTCACCGACGTGGACAACGCCCTGAATATCCTTCAGTATCTTTCCGCCAAACCCGCCGCACTCATCCTCAAGCACAACAACCCCTGCGGCGCGGCCTGGACCGACGAGGGGGTGGCCGTGGCCCTCAGGCGCGCCTTTGAGGCTGACCGCATCGCCGCCTTCGGCGGGGCCGTAGTGGTCAACCGCCCCCTTGATCTGGCTGCTGCCGAACTGATCAACTCCGCCTATTTCGAGGTGGTGGCAGCGCCGGACTTCGACGACGACGCCCTGGCTGAACTGAAGAAGAAAAAGAATCTGCGCATCCTGAGGATTCCGGGCATCGCCGGGCTGGAGAGCCTCGCCCGTACCCCGTTCCTGGACATCAAATCCCTGTCCGATGGCGGTCTTGTGGTGCAGTTTTCCTTTCGCAACGCCATTCTCAAAGCCGAGGACTTCCTCCCTGCCAAGGCCGAAAAGGACGGCAACGTCTTCCTGGCCCGCGCACCGGGCAAACAGGAGGCCGACGACCTGCTCTTCGCCTGGGCCGTGGAAGCGGGCGTGACCTCAAACTCCGTCCTCTTTGTCAAGGACGGGGCGACCACAGCCATCGGCACTGGCGAGCAGGATCGCGTGGGCTGCGTACTCCTGGCCGTGACCAAGGCCTACACCAAATATGCGGATCTGCTCTCATCTCAGGAGCTTGGCCTGTCCATCTTCGAACTCAAGCTCAAGGCGCTCAAGGATTCTGACGCCAGGTCCAAGCTCGCGGACATTGAACGGCGTACGGCCGAGGCCAGGGGCGGTCTGCCCGGATCGGTGGTGGTGTCGGACGGATTCTTCCCCTTCCGCGACGGCGTGGACCTGTGCATCGACCAGGGTGTGACAGCCATCGCCCAGCCCGGCGGCTCCATTCGCGACCACGAGGTCATCGCCGCGGTCAACGAGGCGGTTCCGCAGGTGGCCATGGTCTTCACCGGCCAGCGGTCCTTCAGGCACTAA
- a CDS encoding methyl-accepting chemotaxis protein: MRRFRDWGMRTKVLSLFFAAVIVVVGGLLGYFIPVVGESLMEEKRVATRSAVETAYSVLQYYGEMAEAGALEQTEAQNRAKAAIGAMRYMGDNYYWINDMGPTMIMHPIRPDMNGQDQSQVRDPAGRLFFVDMVEVAKRAGEGFVPYLWPKPGADRPQPKVSYVKLYKPWGWMVGSGIYVDDVDAQISSLRWQILLPTVLVMGLIVLVVIFVVRSMVTPLEEAVKAANRMAGGDLNIQVAVRSHDEVGQLSGAIANMVEELRRVVGEVRSASEQVAAGSEELAASAIELSQGATEQAASVEEVSASMEEMTSSIGQNAENAQTTNSMTNQAAVDTDSGGRAVAKTVEAMKQIADKILIVEEIARQTNLLALNAAIEAARAGEHGKGFAVVAAEVRKLAERSGAAAAEISELSTSSVKVAEEAGGLLAKIVPDIRKTAELVQEIAAASNEQNAGGEQVNKAIQELDKVIQQNASASEEVASTAEELSSHAVQLQQTIRFFKVDSGDISAPLTGAGKGKKVFDPTTGKVVAKAAGKGASGPVVRPANPPKPLPTAKAPGAKASNGGVDLDMDDDSGFERF; encoded by the coding sequence ATGCGACGTTTTAGGGATTGGGGAATGCGGACCAAGGTGTTGAGCCTGTTTTTCGCGGCCGTCATCGTGGTCGTCGGGGGGTTGCTTGGGTATTTCATTCCCGTTGTCGGCGAATCGCTGATGGAGGAGAAGCGTGTGGCCACTCGCAGCGCCGTGGAGACGGCCTACTCGGTCTTGCAATATTACGGGGAGATGGCCGAGGCCGGAGCCCTGGAGCAGACCGAGGCGCAGAATCGGGCCAAGGCCGCCATTGGAGCCATGCGCTACATGGGCGACAACTATTATTGGATCAACGACATGGGCCCGACCATGATCATGCATCCCATCCGGCCGGACATGAACGGGCAGGATCAGTCCCAGGTCAGGGACCCTGCGGGACGGCTCTTCTTTGTGGACATGGTCGAAGTCGCCAAGAGGGCTGGCGAGGGATTTGTGCCCTACCTGTGGCCCAAGCCCGGGGCGGATAGACCCCAGCCCAAGGTTTCCTATGTCAAGCTGTACAAGCCCTGGGGCTGGATGGTGGGAAGCGGCATCTACGTGGACGACGTGGATGCGCAGATTTCCTCCCTGCGTTGGCAGATTCTCCTGCCCACCGTCCTGGTCATGGGGCTTATCGTGCTGGTGGTTATTTTCGTGGTCAGGAGTATGGTCACACCTCTTGAGGAAGCGGTGAAGGCCGCCAACCGCATGGCCGGAGGCGATCTGAATATCCAGGTCGCGGTGCGCAGCCACGACGAGGTTGGCCAGCTCTCAGGTGCCATTGCCAACATGGTCGAGGAACTGCGGCGCGTGGTGGGCGAGGTTCGTTCGGCCAGCGAGCAGGTGGCAGCGGGCAGCGAAGAGTTGGCCGCCTCGGCCATAGAGTTGTCTCAAGGGGCCACCGAGCAGGCGGCCAGCGTCGAGGAGGTCTCGGCGTCCATGGAGGAGATGACTTCAAGCATCGGACAGAACGCCGAAAACGCGCAGACCACCAACTCCATGACCAACCAGGCCGCCGTGGATACCGACAGCGGGGGCCGGGCCGTGGCCAAGACGGTGGAGGCCATGAAGCAGATCGCGGACAAGATTCTCATCGTCGAGGAGATCGCCCGCCAGACCAACCTGCTCGCCCTTAACGCGGCCATCGAGGCTGCCCGGGCCGGGGAGCATGGCAAGGGCTTCGCCGTGGTGGCGGCAGAGGTGCGCAAGCTGGCGGAGCGAAGCGGCGCGGCCGCAGCCGAGATCAGCGAGTTGTCCACTTCCAGTGTCAAGGTGGCCGAGGAGGCGGGCGGACTGCTCGCCAAGATCGTGCCCGACATTCGCAAGACCGCCGAACTGGTCCAAGAGATCGCGGCGGCCAGCAATGAGCAGAACGCGGGCGGCGAGCAGGTCAACAAGGCCATCCAGGAACTGGATAAGGTCATCCAGCAGAACGCCTCGGCCTCCGAGGAGGTGGCATCCACCGCCGAAGAACTGTCGAGCCATGCCGTGCAGCTGCAGCAGACCATCCGGTTCTTCAAGGTGGACTCGGGAGACATCTCCGCTCCGCTGACAGGGGCAGGCAAGGGCAAGAAGGTCTTTGACCCGACCACGGGCAAGGTGGTTGCCAAGGCCGCCGGCAAGGGTGCGTCAGGGCCGGTGGTCCGGCCCGCCAATCCGCCAAAGCCTCTGCCGACCGCCAAAGCGCCAGGTGCGAAGGCCTCAAACGGCGGGGTGGATCTCGACATGGACGACGACTCAGGATTCGAGCGCTTCTAA